A portion of the Macaca mulatta isolate MMU2019108-1 chromosome 2, T2T-MMU8v2.0, whole genome shotgun sequence genome contains these proteins:
- the KIF9 gene encoding kinesin-like protein KIF9 isoform X15, translating into MGTRKKVHAFVRVKPTDDFAHEMIRYGDDKRSIDIHLKKDIRRGVVNNQQIDWSFKLDGVLHDASQDLVYETVAKDVVSQALNGYNGNLIN; encoded by the exons ATGGGTACTAGGAAAAAAGTTCACGCATTTGTCCGTGTCAAACCCACCGATGACTTTGCTCATGAAATGATCAGATACGGAGATGACAAAAGA AGCATCGatattcacttaaaaaaagaCATTCGGAGAGGAGTTGTCAATAACCAACAGATAGACTGGTCGTTCAAGTTGGATGGAGTTCTTCACGATGCCTCCCAGGACTTGGTTTATGAGACAGTTGCAAAGGATGTGGTTTCTCAGGCCCTCAATGGCTATAATGGTAACTTAATTAATTAA